CTCTTTCCACAGCGGGCGCTCTGGGTGCTCCAAGGGCTCGCAGGTCCCCACCAGCCGGGCATGACTGAAGCCGCCGATGAAGGTGAGGTGGCCCGCCCGGACGCCGGCCTCGCGACAGAAGCGGTCCAGGGACTCGTAGAAGTCCTCACCGTGCTCGAAGACGACGGCGAACGTCCGGCCGACGGTGATCTCGGTGGCGCGCATGATGATCCGATCGTGGGTCTCGGTGGGTCAGCGGTGCGCCGCGAAAGCGGCCTGGATCGTGGTCTGATCGGCGCCGGAGCGCAGCAGCGCCAGCAGAAGCAGCCGGGCCTTACGCGGCTCAAGCCGGCCGCCGTTGATCAGGCCACGGCCCAGGAGGTCGGTCTCGGAGCCCGGGCCGAAGTCGTAAGTGCCGGTAAGGACGCTCCCCGCCCCCGTCCTTGAGGTGAGGACGACCGGGAAGCGGGAGGCCAAGTTGCCCAGCCGCGGAGCCCACGTCCGGGGTACGTGGCCAGCGCCGAAGGCCGCGACGACCAGGCCGTCCAGGGAGCTCGCTGCGTCGAGGAAGGCGCCCTCACTTCCGAGCGTGGCTTCGATCACCTCGACGGAGGCGGGGCGGATCAGGGGCAGCTCGACGCGCGGCTGTCGCGGCAGGGCGAACTGGAACCGCGGCCGGCCTTCGATCAGGAATCCGACCGGGCCAGCCCCGGGCGAGGAGAAGGCCGACGGGCTGGTGCTGTGAATCTTCTGGACGTGGCGGGCGGCGTGCAGTTCGTCGGCGAAGGCGACGAGGACACCCATCTCGCGCGCTTCGGGGCTGACGGCGGTGCGCACCGCGGCGAGGACGTTGGCCGGACCGTCGGCCCCGGCCATCTGCGCGTGGCGCATGGCGCCGGTAACCACGACGGGCGCCGCCCCCTCGTACAGCAGGTCGAGAAGGTAGGCAACCTCCTCCAGGGTGTCGGTCCCTTGGGTGATCACAAATCCGGTCGTCCCTTCCGCGGCCTGCTTGTTGAGCAGCTCGGCGACAGCGGCGATGTCGTCGATCTCCAGCCACGCTCCGGGGATCTTTCGGAAGTCCCGCAGCTCCAGCTCGGCCTCCTCGGCGAGCTCCGGAACCGCGGCGACGAGGTCCTCGGCGGTCAACCGGGGCGCTACGCCGCCGTGTCCTGCTCCCGGGGCCGCCATCGCGATAGTGCCGCCAAGGGAGAGAACCAGAGCGGAGGGGAGCTGGGCCCTAGGGCTGGGGTCCATGAGGGCTACCTTTCGAAGAAGCGGATCAAGGAGTGCGGAAGCAGCGTCGGACTTCTCAGCGGTCCGGGGCAAGAGAGGCGAGGAAGGCGAACACCTCGTCGAGGGATTCCGCGGTCAGGTGCCGGCTGCGCGGGCGGACGATGCTCGCCGTGCCGCATTCGCGCATCTCACGGGACCGCTCGACCAGCCACACCCAGTCGATGTCCAGGTATCCGGCCATGGAGCGGAGCCGGACTTCCGGGTCGGGGCCCTGCATCACGCTGTGCTCCCGCGCTTCGCCGAGGGCCTCGCTGTACTCCCGCAGGGCTGGCCGCCGTGTGACGGTGTCGACAGCCCAGATCTCCTCGTCTGTCCGCGCCCAGTTGGCCACCACGGCTCGCTGCCCCGGGACCAAGGCGAAGCCGTCGACGTGGGAGTACTCAGGCTTGGACAGCACATCCACACGAACCCCGTGCAGTTCCATTAGCGCGATGGCCAGCAGCAGAAGGATCCGCTCGTACCTGCCGCTGCGGCTCACCTCGGTCTCGGGAATGCAGAAGGCGCGGGAGAGCGGGGCGGAGCCGGCATAGCGCGCCGAGATGGTCTGGAGGTAGTCAGTCTTGTGCCTGAGCCACAGCCACGCGGCGGCTTGCTCGCCCGTCTGCTCACGGGTCCAGAACGCCGGGGGTTCCGTCAGGCCCTCCAGCCGCCGCATGATGTGGCGGGCACAGTAGGTGGATCCGAGCCATTGGGCACCTGCCTTCGTGAGGTCAGGAACGGTCCTGCGACTGGGAGCCGATCGCGGGAGATCGAGGTACGTCTCCAGTACCTTCTGCTCCTGCTCAAGAGCGAAGTCGTCGGCCAGGAGTCCGTCGTCCAACTGCACGAGGGACCACACCAAGCCGTACGTGAGGTCATCCAGTAAGTGACCCTTCGGCAGGGCTAACGCGCCTTGCCCGGCCGATGCCGCTCTGTCACGGCGGGCGATCGCGGCGTCGACGACGAAGAGCTGCGGCGACTCCCGGTCGTCAACGCCGATGAGGAAGCCGCGACGGGCTGGTCGGAGGAATTCGTACAACGCTCCCGCGTCGCCAGCGTCGAGGTGGGCGAGGCAACCGTCACCAGTGGCGGCGCGGAAGGCGACAGCCGCTGTCGTGCCGTCCAGTGTCTGCCGACCGGCCAGTTCCCACCCGCCGACCGTTTCACCGGGCGCCATGAAGAACCGGCTCGTGGGCCACTGCTCTGCGACGAACACGGAGGCGCGCAGAGCCTCGCCCTCGGGCACAGAAGCGCTTGATGGGATGAGAGCCGGTGCTGGGCTGAACAGATCGGCTGCCGGGACCTTGAAGAGATGTTCGAGGATCAGAGCGGTGTCGGGCCAGGGCCGTCCATACCAGTCGCCCTTCGCCCACCGGTGGAAACTCTTCCGCGACACCGTGACACTGGCCAGCCTCGGTTTGCCCAGCTCCCCCGCCAGATCACGGGCTGCGCGCTCGAACTGAAGACAGAACGCGCTCCACTGGTCCCACCGGCGCTCCACGAGCATGACGTGGAACAAGCTGGGGTGGGGCATCAACACGGCCCTCCTCGAACAGCTACGGAGCGCGGCTCTCACGGTGGAGCGGACACATCCCACACGGCGCGACACCAACAACACAGATCGTGACCTCGGTCAGGATGCTCCTCCATCTGTGTCCTGCGCAACACAACCTAGAAATTTTCTTCATAGAATTGGTTGTCGCAAGCCGGACCGACCGCCACACTGGCCACCATGGCGGATGCGAACGAGGCCCCCTGGTCACTCACGCACAGCGAAGTGGGCAGTCGGCTGGAGGAGTTGAGAGAGCGCCGCGACCTGACGCAGGGCGCGACCGTCGAACTCCTCATGCGAGAACGCAGCATCA
Above is a genomic segment from Streptomyces sp. NBC_01426 containing:
- a CDS encoding asparaginase — protein: MDPSPRAQLPSALVLSLGGTIAMAAPGAGHGGVAPRLTAEDLVAAVPELAEEAELELRDFRKIPGAWLEIDDIAAVAELLNKQAAEGTTGFVITQGTDTLEEVAYLLDLLYEGAAPVVVTGAMRHAQMAGADGPANVLAAVRTAVSPEAREMGVLVAFADELHAARHVQKIHSTSPSAFSSPGAGPVGFLIEGRPRFQFALPRQPRVELPLIRPASVEVIEATLGSEGAFLDAASSLDGLVVAAFGAGHVPRTWAPRLGNLASRFPVVLTSRTGAGSVLTGTYDFGPGSETDLLGRGLINGGRLEPRKARLLLLALLRSGADQTTIQAAFAAHR
- a CDS encoding transcriptional regulator, XRE family protein is translated as MPHPSLFHVMLVERRWDQWSAFCLQFERAARDLAGELGKPRLASVTVSRKSFHRWAKGDWYGRPWPDTALILEHLFKVPAADLFSPAPALIPSSASVPEGEALRASVFVAEQWPTSRFFMAPGETVGGWELAGRQTLDGTTAAVAFRAATGDGCLAHLDAGDAGALYEFLRPARRGFLIGVDDRESPQLFVVDAAIARRDRAASAGQGALALPKGHLLDDLTYGLVWSLVQLDDGLLADDFALEQEQKVLETYLDLPRSAPSRRTVPDLTKAGAQWLGSTYCARHIMRRLEGLTEPPAFWTREQTGEQAAAWLWLRHKTDYLQTISARYAGSAPLSRAFCIPETEVSRSGRYERILLLLAIALMELHGVRVDVLSKPEYSHVDGFALVPGQRAVVANWARTDEEIWAVDTVTRRPALREYSEALGEAREHSVMQGPDPEVRLRSMAGYLDIDWVWLVERSREMRECGTASIVRPRSRHLTAESLDEVFAFLASLAPDR